CAACCAGGTGGAATACCTGATCCGGGGCCGGGGCTTCCTGGAATCCGTGTCGGATATCGAGGAGACGGTGGTCAGGCAGACCGGAAACGTGCCGCTGCGGGTGCGGGACGTGGCGCATGTCAGCACGGGGCCCGCGATGCGGCGCGGCGCGCTCGACAAGGATGGCGCGGAGGCCGTGGGGGGCGTGGTGGTGGCGCGGTACGGGGCCAACCCGCTTCAGGTCATCAAGAACGTGAAGGCGAAAATCGACGAAATCGCCGGGGGGCTGCCCGAGAAGCCGCTGATCGATTTCTCGACGGCGCCGCGGGAGACGGTGGCGGCCTTCGCGGCGTCGGAGGGCTTTGCGGGGTTCGACGGCGCGCTGGTGAACGACGAGGCGTGGCTCGATTGGATGCGCGCTACGGGCCGCGGCGCCTGGCCGGCGTGGCTGACGCTGAGCAAGGTGACGGTTGTCCCCTTCTACGATCGCACGGGCCTGATCTACGAGACGCTGGGCACGCTCAACAGCGCGCTGGTGCTGCAAATCCTGGTGACGATCATCGTGGTGATCGTGATGGTCAGGCATTTGCGCAGTTCGTTGCTCATTGCGTCCGTCCTGCCCCTGGCCGTGTTGCTCACCTTCATGGCGATGAAGCAGTTCGGGGTGGATGCGAATATTGTCGCGCTGTCCGGGATCGCGATTGCCATCGGGACGATGGTGGACATGGGCGTCATCCTCTGCGAGAACATGCTCAAGCACCTGGAGGGCGCGAAACCCGGCGAGAACCGCCTCCACATCATCTACCGCGCCACCAGCGAGGTGGGCAGCGCGGTGGTGACCGCGGTATCCACCACGGTGGTGAGCTTTCTGCCGGTCTTCACGATGATCGGCGCGGAGGGCAAACTGTTTCAGCCGCTGGCGTTCACCAAGACCTTCGCGCTCGCGGCGTCGGTACTGGTCGCGTTGACGATCATTCCCACGCTGGGCTACGTGATCATCGGCAAGCGGATTGGCGTCCGGTCGCTGCGCTTGGCTGCCGATGTGCTGATCGTGATCGCCGGCGCGATTACCTGGATGGCCGGCGTGCCCTGGGCGGGGCCGGTCGCCGTGGCGCTGGGGCTACTCCTGCTTGCGGGCGAGTTCGCGCCGCCGCTGGCGTACCGCGCCGGTTCGTGGTGCGTGAACCTGCTGGCCGCCTTCGCGGTCGGCTGGTTGCTCACCGCCGCGTGGATGCCGTTGGGCGCGGACCACACGCTGCTGGAGAACGGCCTGTTCGTGCTTGGCGCCGTGGGCGGCCTGCTGGTCACCGTGCTGATCTTCCAGCGGATCTATGTTCCGCTGCTGCGCTTCTTCCTGGCCCACAAAATTACCTATCTCGTCCTGCCCGCGACGATCATTCTGCTTGGGCTCAGCGCGTGGCTGGGCGCGGGGCGCACGCTCGCCTTCCTGCCGGAGTCCTGGAAGCAGGGGCCGGTCTACGAGAAGGTCTACCACGCGTTTCCCGGGCTTGGGAAGGAGTTCATGCCGAGCCTGGATGAGGGTTCCTTCCTCTACATGCCGACCACCATGCCGCACGCGGGCATTTCGGCGGCGCTGGACATGATTTCGTACCAGGACCAGGCGATCGCCGCCATCCCGGAAGTGGAGAACGTGGTGGGGAAGATCGGGCGCGTGGAAAGCGCGCTGGACCCCGCGCCGATCGGCATGGTGGAGACGGTGATTAACTACAAGCCGGAGTACGCGCTCGACAGGAACGGATCCCGCGTACGCTACCGTTACGACGCCGAGACGGAGGCCTTCGAGCGGGATGAGCACGGGGCCCTTATCGAGGATCCGCGCGGCCGTCCGTACCGGCAGTGGCGCGCCCACATTAAGTCGCCCGACGACATCTGGAAGGAGATCGTGGACGCCGCGCAGTATCCCGGCGCCACGAGCGCGCCCATGCTCCAGCCGATCGCGGCGCGGCTGGTGATGTTGCAGAGCGGCATGCGCGCGCCCATGGGCGTGAAAGTGAAGGGGCCCGACCTGGAGACGATCGAGCGGGTCGGCCTGGAGATCGAGGCGCTGCTCAAGGAGGTTCCGGGCGTCGCGCCGGCCACGGTCATCGCGGATCGCATCGTGGGCAAGCCCTACCTGGAAATCGATGTGGACCGCGAGGCCACCGCGCGCTACGGGTTGGATGTGCGCGGCGTGCAGGACATGATCGAGATGGCCATTGGCGGCGAGCGGCTGACGACGACGGTGGAAGGCCGCGAGCGCTATCCGGTGCGCGTGCGCTACCAGCGCGAACTGCGCGATTCCATCGAGGCCATCGACGTGCTGCCGGTATCGCTGCCAAATGGCGAGCATATTCCGCTGTCGCAGGTCGCCAGCATCCGCTACGTGCGCGGGCCGGAAACCATCAAGAGCGAGGATACCTTCCTGCTGGGCTATGTGTTGCTCGACAAGGAGCCGGGATACGCCGAGGTGGATGTGGTCGAGAACGCGCAGGCGTTGCTGCGCGAGCGCCTGGCGTCCGGCGCGTGGCGGTTGCCGCCGGGCGTGAGCTATACCTTCGCGGGGTCCTACGAAAACCAGCTCCGCGCCCAGAAGACGCTGTCCTTCGTGCTGCCGCTGTCCCTGTTTGTGATCTTTCTGATCCTGTATCTCCAGTTTCGCGACACCGTGGTGACGGGACTCATATTCAGCGGGATCGCGGTCTGCTGGGCGGGCGGATTCATCCTGATGTGGCTCTACGGCCAGCCGTGGTTCCTCGATTTCGAGGTGGCCGGGGTGCACATGCGCACGCTGTTTCAGATCAATCCCGTCAACCTCAGCGTGGCGGTTTGGGTCGGCTTCCTGGCGCTGTTTGGCATCGCCACGGACGACGGCGTCATGATCGCCACCTACGTCAAGCAGCACCTGGCGGAGGCCGCCCCGAAAAGCGTTGCGGAAATCCGCGAAGCGGTTGTGCGGGCCGGCGAGCGCCGCATCCGGGCGTGCCTGATGACCACCGCGACCACCGTGCTGGCGCTGCTTCCCGTGCTGACGTCAACCGGCCGTGGCTCGGACATCATGGTGCCCATGGCCATTCCCTCCTTCGGCGGAATGGCGCTGGAACTATTCACCCTCTTCCTCGTGCCCGTGTTGTATTGCTGGGTCGAGGAAGCGCGGTTTCACGGGCGGCGCGCGGCGGCGCGCCTGGCCGGGAAAGGAGACGAGCCATGAACTTCGCCGTCTTAATGTTGGCGGCCATCGCGGGGTTGTCCGCGACGGCGGCCCCGGAAATGGCGGCGCCCGAAGCGGCCCCGCCCCTCGACCGCGCGCACCGCGCCGACAACACCGAACTCGCCGGCTATATCGAGGAGGCGGTGGCGCGGAACCCGGAATTGCAGGCGCTGCACGCGCGCTGGCTTGCGGCGCTGCAACGCGTCCCGCAGGCGCGCAGCCTGGACGATCCCATGTTCCGCTTCAGCTACTTTGTGAAGAGCCCGGGCAAGGACTTTCAGCTGGTTCTCGGACAGACCTTTCCCTGGTTTGGCACGCTGCGCGCCCGGGCGGATGAAGCGGCGCACGAGGCGGAGGCGGCCTTTGCGCGCATGCTGGTTGCGCGCAACCGGATTGTGCTGGACACGAAGCTCGCCTACTACGAGCTCGCGGCGCTGGACGCGACCGAGTCCATCCTGGAGGCGGAGAGCGCGTTGCGCGGCGAACTGGAGAAACTGGCGCGCGAACGCTACGCGCTGGGCATGGAGATGCAGGACGACGTCCTCCGCCTGGAGAACGAGCGCGAGAGCCAGTACGATCAGTTACTTTCGCTACGGGAGCGGCGCCCATCGGTGGCCGCGGCGCTCAACGAGGCGGCGGGCCGTGATCTGCTGGCCGAGGTGGCGCCGCCATCCGAAATCGAGGCGCCGCCCGCGCCGCCGGAAGCGCCGGATATCGCCGCGCTGATCCAGCGGATGCACCCGGAACTGCGCGAACTCGAAGCCCTGGCCGACGCCGCGGCGGCCGGTGTAGTCGTGGCGCGGAAAATGGGATATCCCGAGATCGCGCTGGAGACCATGTACGAGTTCGGCAGGAACCCGGGCAGCGCGGGCATGGATCCGCTCGCCCCGGGCCGGATCGGGACCTACCGCCGCCTGGCGGAGACCGCGCTGGGCCGGACGCCCTTTAATCCGGCCGACACCGCGATGGATCTCTATGATCTCGGCTATCGCGAATCGATGAAGGCCGAGGACGAGTGGTCGATCACCCTGGGCCTGAGCCTGCCCATCTGGCGCAAGAAGGTGCGCGCCGGCGTGGCGGAGGCGGAGCAGGAGGTGCGCGCCATTGAGTTCGAACAGGCGGCAGTACGGCGGCGGCTGGAGCGCGAAGTGCACGGCGCGCTCTTCCGTATGCGCGACGCGGAGCGGCAGTACCGGCTAGTGCGGGAGCGCCTGCACCCCACGGCCGCGCGGACCACGGCCATCGTGCGCGAGCGCTACGCCTCGGGAGACCTGGACACCGTGCTCGCCGAAGTGCTGATGGCCACCGGCGACGAGTTTGCTATAGACAGGATGGGCGTCGAATTGCTGCGCGCGTGGCGATCCGCGTCGGCGGAAGTCGAGTTCCTGCTCGGCGGTCCCTGGGAGTAGACGGCGGATGCGCGGAAGAAGCAAGACGGTGGCTGCAACCAACAGTAGTGAACCGCGAATGGACGCGAATGAACGCGAATAGTAATTGTGGTAACACTTTAGCCGTTTGAAGTAGGGCGTTCGCCGATTCGAGATTCCTTACCTACACTGGATGTATTCGTCATTCCCGCGAAGGCGGGAATCCAGAGGGTTTGCGAGGTTAACGTTGCATGGTCTCTGGATCCCCACTTTCGTGGGGATGACGGTTTAACTGGTGCGGACGCCTCAAGAGCTACACGTTAGTGCGGAGGTCCTACAGCGTCATTCCCGCGAAAGCGGGAATCCAGTGGAGTTCGGAGGTTTGTGCGATCGCGTTGCTGGATCCCCGCGTTCGCGGGGATGACGGATCTGGTCGTTCCTTCCATAGTGTAGAGTGAGTTAAGTATATCGACAGGCCATCATACACGAATGACGAATACATCCCGTGTAAATGGGGCGTCTCGTATCGGCGAACGCCCTACTTCAGACGGCTAAAGAATTACCGCGAATAGAACAGACGCCCGCAAAGATTCGCGGCGGTACAGCCACGTCGTGGCGGTATATTGCAGCGTTGCGTGGTCGCGCGCGCTTTCCTCCCCGCGGGGTGGGTTCCCCGGAATAGCCGCCCCGGGGGCCGTGCGGGATTCCGCCCAGACGCAATGAGGTCCGATCCCCCAGGGCAATCGCATTTAGACTCGCTTTCGGTATATGGGCGTAAACTTGAGTCGATTTGGAACCTTGAATCAACGATCGTGAGCGTTTTGGAGCGCCGGCATCTGTGCCGGCAAGGTCCGGGATTCGCCGCAGGCGAAATGCCAGCGCTCCAATATGCGCCCTTTTTAACATTGAAGGTGGTTCATGTGGCGCTCGGCTCGAGTTGGAAGATTAAATGCAATTGCCCTGTCCGATCCCCGTCTGGCGGCGTTTTGGCGGCTTGTGGTATGATTGCGGGCTGGCGCGCGGCGTATGGGCCCCGCCCCTCCTTTTCCACACACGAACCAGAAACGCTACAGGAACGCACCCATGGCCAAGGGCATCACCCCGCGCGCGGAAGACTACGCGCAGTGGTATATCGACGTTGTACGCAAGGCGGAGATGGCGGATCATTCCCCCGTGAAGGGGTGCATGGTCATCAAGCCGACGGGCTACGGGATCTGGGAGAAGATCCAGCAGCGGCTGGACCGGATGTTCAAGGAGACGGGCCACGTCAACGCGTATTTCCCGATGCTGATCCCGGAGAGCTTCCTGAAGAAGGAGGCGGAGCACGTGGAGGGCTTCGCGCCGGAGTGCGCCGTGGTGACGCATGGCGGCGGGAAGAAGCTGGAAGAGCCGCTGGTCATCCGGCCGACTTCGGAGACGATTATCTGGGACTCCTACCGGACGTGGATCAACTCCTACCGGGATCTTCCCATCCTTATCAACCAGTGGGCCAATGTGTGCCGCTGGGAAATGCGGACGCGGCTGTTCCTCCGGACGACGGAGTTCCTCTGGCAGGAAGGGCACACGGCGCACGCCACCCACGAGGAGGCCGAGGAAGAGACCTACAAGATGGTGCAAATCTACCGGGAGTTTGCCGAGGAATACCTGGCGATGCCGGTGCTGGTGGGGAAGAAGACGGAGAAGGAGAAGTTCGCCGGGGCGCTGCACACCTACTGCATCGAGGGCCTCATGCAGGACGGGAAGGCGCTTCAGGCGGGCACATCGCACCACTTGGGACAGAATTTCGCGAAGGCCTTCGACGTGAAGTTCCAGGACAAGGACAAGGAACTGAAGTATGTGTACGCCACGAGCTGGGGCGTGAGCACGCGGCTGATCGGGGCGATGATCATGACGCACAGCGACGACAATGGCCTGGTCATTCCGCCGCGGCTGGCTCCGCTGCCGGTGGTCATTGTGCCGATCTACCGGACCGACGAGGAGCAGGCGCTGGTGCTGGAGCAGGCGCGGGCCATGACGGAGGGCTGGGACCCGCTGTTTTACCGGATCGATGATCGCGATCACTACAAGCCGGGCTTCAAGTTTGCGGAGTGGGAGCTCAAGGGCGTACCGCTCCGCATCGAAATCGGCCCGCGCGACGTGGCCAGCGGCAACGTGGTGGCGGCGCGGCGCGACACCGGCGAGAAGGTGACGCTGCCGATGGCGGGCCTGCGCGAGAAGCTGGAGGGGCTGCTGGAGGATATCCAGGCGAGCCTGTTTACTCGGGCGCGGGAACGGACCGCCGCAAACACCCATACCGTGGACAGTTACGACGAGTACCAGGCGCGGATCAAGGAGGGCGGTTTCTTCCGGGTATTCCTCGATCACGAGAATCCGGAGGTGGAGAACCGCCTGCAGGAGGACACGAAGTCCACCATTCGCTGCATCCCCTTCGACGCGGAGCGGGAAGAGGGCGAGTGCATGATTACGGGCAAGCCCTGCCACTACCGGGTGGTGGCCGCTCAATCGTATTGACATGGGGCGCGCTTTATTGGTACACTGACAGACCGTGCGGAAACCACGGTTAGCCGAAACACAACCCATCGCCGGCCCTCCCCGGGCTCGCGCGAAATCCAATTGCGAGGGGAGGTTGAAAATTCGTGACGAAAGTTCGCGTTAAGTCCGACGAACCATTCGAAAAGGCGTTGCGCCGCTTCAAGAAGAAGTGCAACAAAGAGGGCCTGATGCAGCGCATCAAGGAAATCAAGCACTTCGAGAAGCCGAGTGAACGCCGCCGCCGCCGCCTCGCCAAGGCCATGGCCCGCGCCGTAATGGAACAGAAATAAATCCCCTGACGTTATTCTGGATGACGTATGTGACAGGGCTGGATCGCCAGCCCTGTTTTTTTGTGTCCCCCGGTCCGGGCCGAAACAGGGCCCTGGACGCCTGCTTTCGCGCGCGCATTTCTTGCCCCTTCGCGCCGATTTGACAGACGAATTTCTTTTTTGCTAGTCTGTATTGCTACATTCCACCAAGGGATAGATCTGTCTTTCGCCTCTGGATCGCGCGGGGTTGGCCTCGGCCCCGACCGGCTCTAACGCGTTGACAGTATAAACCTTACAGAAAAGGAGTTTCTGCATGGCCGTAGCTCCCCGCACCGAGCGACCCTCGCTGGGCACCATCCCAGACGTCTACGAGCTTCCCGATCTGATTGAAATCCAGACCAAGTCCTATTCGGATTTTCTTCAGTGGGACGTTCCGCCGGACGAACGCCTTTCCCAGGGCCTGCAGGAAGTTTTCCTGGATGTCTTTCCGATCGAGGCGCCCAATAAACTGACGCGCCTCGAATTCGTGCACTATTCTTTTGCGCCTCCGAAGTATACCATAGCGGAGTGCCAGGAGCGGGGGATGACCTACGCGGCGTCCCTCAAGGCGCTGCTGCGCCTGGTGCGCTATGAAGAGGTGGGGTCCGGCGCGAACCGGGAGCTGCGCGAGAAGCTGATGCTGGAGCAGGAGGTGTTTCTGGGCGAACTGCCCATTATGACGCCGACGGGCACGTTCATCATCAATGGCGCCGAGCGCGTGATTGTGAGCCAGCTCCACAAGTCGCCCGGCGTGTCCTTCGAGCGGAAGATCCACCAGAACGGCAAGCCGCTGCTTTCCGCGCGCATCATCCCCTACCGCGGGGCGTGGCTGGAGTTCGAATACGACATCAGCGACTACCTGTGGCTGACGATTGACCGGCGTTCGAAGCTGCCGGCCACGACCTTCCTGAAGGCCTTCGGCTATATCGAGGCCCAGGAGATTCTGCAGCTGTTCTACCGCTTCGAGACGATGACCTTCGGACGGACCAAGGTGAAGCTGGGTTCGGAATCGCTGGAGCCCGAAGAAGCGGTGGGCCTGTGGGTCGCCGCGGACGTGATCGACCCGGAGACGGGCGAGATTATGGCCGACGCGGCGACCGAGCTGACCCTGACCACGATCGAGCGCGTGATGGCGTCGCAAGTCCAGGAGATCCAGGTCCTGAACAAGGACGACGTGGCGCGCGACGCGACCATCGTGCATACGCTTTCCCAGGACAAGACGCAGACGCAGGAAGACGCGCTCCGCGACGTGTACGCGCGCATCCGCCCGGGCGATCCGGCCACGGACGCGACCTGCCGCACCTTCTTTCAGCGGCTGTTTTTCGATCCCAGCCGCTACGACTTCGCGCCGGTTGGCCGCTACAAGATCAACCGGAAGCTGGGCCTCCAGATCGAGCAGGACATCAAGATCCTGACCAAGGAAGACGTCGTCGCGACGCTGCAGTATCTGGTGAAGCTGCGCTCGGGCGAGGGCGTGCTCGACGACATCGACCACCTCGGCAACCGCCGCGTGCGCGCCGTGGGCGAGCTGCTGTCGAACCAGGTCCGCATCGGTCTGGTTCGCATGGAGCGGACCGTGCGCGAGCGGATGAACTTCCAGGAGGAAGATCAGCTCTCGCCGCAGACGCTGGTGAACCCCAAGCCGGTCAGCGCCGTCATCAAGGATTTCTTCGGCCGCAGCCAGCTTTCGCACTTCATGGACCAGATCAACCCGCTTGCCGAGTTGACGCACAAGCGCCGCCTGAGCGCCCTGGGGCCGGGCGGCCTGAGCCGCGAGCGCGCGGGCTTCGAGGTGCGCGACGTGCACCCGACGCACTACGGCCGCATTTGCCCGATCGAAACGCCCGAAGGCCCGAACATCGGCCTGATGGCGTCGCTTTCGACGTACTCGCGCATCAACCAGTACGGTTTCCTGGAGACGCCCTACCGAAAGGTGGACAGCGGCAAGGTCCTCGAGGACGTGGAGATGCTCTCCGCCTACGACGAGGACAACTACGTTATCGCGCAGGCGAACGCGCCGCTGGACAAGCGCAGCAAGTTCGTCAACCGCCAGGTGCTCTGCCGTCACCGGGGCGACTTCCCCCAGGCCGCGCCCGAGGGCGTGGACTACATGGACATTTCCACGAAGCAGCTCGTGAGCGTGGCGGCGGCCCTGATCCCGTTCCTGGAGCACGACGACGCGAACCGCGCGCTGATGGGTTCGAACATGCAGCGCCAGGCCGTGCCCCTGCTCAAGACCGATTCCCCGCTGGTGGGCACGGGCCTGGAGCACGTGACCGCGCGCAACTCGGGCACCGTGGTGCGCGCCGAGCGCGACGGCACGGTGGAGTACGCGGACAGCGAAGTGATCCGCATCCGCAGCAAGAAGTCGAAGAACGACAACCCCTTCCGCTCGGAAGAGGACGTGTATGTGCTGAAGAAGTACGTGCGCTCCAACCAGAACACGTGCATCACGCAGCGCCCGATCGTCTATAAGGGCGACAAGGTGCATGCGGGCGACATCATCGCGGACGGTCCGGCGACGGACAACGGCGAGCTCGCGCTTGGCCGCAACGTGCTGGTGGCGTTCCTGCCGTGGGAGGGCTACAACTTCGAGGACGCCATCATCCTGAGCGAGGAACTGGTGAAGGAAGACGTGTTCACGTCGATCCACATCCAGGTGTACGAGCTTGAGGCGCGTGACACGAAGCTGGGCCCCGAGGAAATCACGCGGGACATTCCGAACGTCAGCGAGGAGGCCCTGAAGAACCTCGACGAGAGCGGCATTGTCTGCATCGGATCGAAGGTGGGCCCGGGCGACATTCTGGTGGGCAAGGTCACGCCGAAGGGCGAGACCGAACTCGCGCCGGAAGAAAAGCTGCTCCGCGCCATCTTCGGCGAGAAGGCCGAGGATGTGCGGGACGCCTCCCTCACGATGCCGCCGGGATCCAGCGGCGTTGTGGTGGATGTAAAGGTCTGCAGCCGCAAGGACAAGGCGGCGGACGCGCAGTCGAAAAAGACGCTGCTGGCCGACGTGGCCAAGGTGAAGCGGCAGTACGACGAGCGGATCCAGGAAATCCGGACCACCTTCGTGGAGATGGTGCGCGATGACCTGGTGGGCCTGAAGATCCTCGAGGACGTGTACGACCACAAGACCGAGGAGCTGGTGCTGGAGAAGGGCAAGCGCATCCGCGTGGCGCACCTGGACAAGGGCGACTACAGCGTGCTGGCGCGCCTGCGCATTGAAGACAAAAAGACCCAGCAGCAGCTTACGCGGCTGGTGAACATGGCGGCGATGGAGGAGGCCAAGCTCATCGCCTTCCGCGACAGCCAGATCGAGCGGATGCGCAAGGGCGACGAACTGCCCCCGGGCGTCATCAAGCTGGTGAAGGTGTTCGTCGCGAAGAAGCGCCGCATGTCGGTGGGCGACAAGATGGCCGGCCGCCACGGGAACAAGGGCGTGATTGCCAAGATCGTTCCGGTGGAGGACATGCCCTTCCTGCCGGACGGCACGCCGATCCAGATCCTGCTGAACCCGCTGGGCGTGCCCTCGCGCATGAACGTGGGGCAGCTGCTGGAAACGCACCTGGGCTGGGCCGCGAAGGCGCTCGGCCTCAAGGTCGCCACCCCCGTGTTCAACGGGGCCTCGGAGGAGAAAATCCGCGAGATGCTCCGCGAGGCGGGCCTGCCGGAAACCGGCAAGATCCGGCTGCGCGACGGGCGCTCGGGCCTCGAGCTGCACCAGGACACCTGCGTGGGCCAGATTTACATGTTGAAGCTGAACCACCTGGTGGACGACAAGATCCACGCGCGCGCCATCGGGCCGTACTCGCTGGTGACGCAGCAGCCGCTGGGCGGCAAGGCGCAGTTCGGCGGCCAGCGTTTCGGTGAAATGGAAGTGTGGGCGCTCCAGGCCTATGGCGCCGCCTACACGCTTCAGGAACTGCTGACCTTCAAGTCCGACGACATCCAGGGCCGCACGAAGGCGTACGAGGCCATCGTGAAGGGCGAGCGCGAAGTGGATCCGGGGACGCCGGAGTCCTTCAACGTGCTTGTGCGCGAGATCCAGAGCCTGTGCCTTGATGTGATCAAGCTGGTGAAGGTGGACGGCACGGCGGAAATCGAAGAAGAAGACGAAGAAACGCTGGAGGACTAAGTCTTGGCCAAGTATATACCTACGACTGGTGAGCGGTTTGACGCGCTGTCAATTCGGATGGCCTCCCCCGAGGAAATCCTGAAGTGGTCCCGCGGCGAGGTCAAGAAGCCCGAAACGATCAACTACCGCACCTTCAAACCCGAGAAGGACGGCCTGTTCTGCGAGCGCATCTTCGGCCCGGTAAAGGACTGGGAGTGCGGTTGCGGGAAGTACAAGAAAGTGAAGCACCGCGGCATCACGTGCGACCGCTGCGGCGTGGAGATTACGGAGTCGAAGGTGCGCCGCGAGCGCATGGGCTGCATCAAGCTGGCCGTGCCCGTCACGCACATCTGGTTCTTCAAGACGACCCCGAGCTGCATCGGCAACCTGTTGGACCTCTCCATCCGCGCGCTCGAGCGCGTGATCTATTTTGAGAACTACATCGTCATCGATCCCGGCGACACCGGCCTCTCGAAGATGCAGACACTCAACGAGGACCAGTACCAGGACGCCCGCACCGAATACGGCGATCGATTCGTGGCGAAGATGGGCGCCGAAGGCGTACAGCAGCTGCTCGAAGAGATCGACATCGACGTGCTGAGCGAAGAGCTGCACGCGCAGTTCGCCAGCACCACGTCGGCCCAGGGCCGCGCCAAGGCGATCAAGCGCCTCAAGGTGGTGGAAGCCCTGCGCAAGTCCGGTAACAACCCGGCGTGGATGGTGCTGGACGTGATCCCCGTGATCCCGCCGGACCTGCGCCCGCTCGTGCCGCTGGAAGGCGGCCGCTACGCCACCAGCGACCTGAACGACCTGTACCGCCGCGTGATCAACCGCAACAACCGCCTGAAGCGCCTCATCGACCTGCGCGCGCCGGAAGTGATCCTGCGCAACGAAAAGCGCATGCTCCAGGAGGCGGTGGACGCGCTGTTCGACAACGGGCGCCACGGGCGCACCGTCCTCGGCGCGGGCAACCGCCCGCTCAAGTCCCTGAGCGACATGCTCAAGGGCAAGCAGGGCCGCTTCCGGCAGAACCTGCTGGGCAAGCGCGTGGACTATTCGGGCCGCTCGGTGATCGTGGTGGGCCCGGAGCTCAAGCTGCACCAGTGCGGCCTGCCGAAGTACATGGTGCTGGAGCTCTTCGAGCCCTTCATCATCCACCAGCTCAAGGAGCGGGGCATCTCCTCGACGATCAAGGCGGCGAAGCGCGCGATCGCCCAGGGACGCACCGAGGTGTGGGATATCCTCGAAGACGTGATCCGGGATCACCCCGTGCTGCTTAACCGCGCCCCCACGCTCCACCGCCTCGGCATTCAGGCGTTCCAGCCCGTGCTGATCGAAGGCAAGGCCATCCGCATTCACCCGCTGGTCTGCCGCGCGTTCAACGCGGACTTCGACGGCGACCAGATGGCCGTGCACGTGCCGCTCATGCCGGCCGCGCAGCTGGAAGCCCACCTCCTGATGATGTCCTCCTCCAACATCTTCTCGCCGTCCGACGGTTCGCCGATCGTGACGCCGTCGCAGGACATCGTCCTCGGCATCGCGTGGATGACGCGCATCCGCCCGGGCGCGAAGGGCGAGTGGAAGGATTCGTGGACGAAGGATGGCGTCATCGTGAAGCCCGGCAAGGTGTTCACGGATCCGGCCTCCGTCATCATGGCCTATGAAATGGGCGAGGCGGACATCCACGCCGCCATTAAAGTGCACACGCCCGAGGGCATCGTCGATACCTCCGTGGGCCGCGTTCTGCTGAGTGAGGGCCTGCCCGAAGAAATCACGATCCAGGATGTGAACCGCGAACACGACCAGGCCAGCATCGGCGAGGTCATCGCGAAGTGCTACAACCGGCACGGCCACAAGAAGACCTTCGAGCTGCTCGACGACCTCAAACGCACCGGGTTCAAATACGCCACGATTTCGGGCGTGTCCGTGGCCATCGGCGACATGGTCATCCCGGTGGAGAAGAAGGAGCTGATCGAGCAGGCGCAGGCCGAGGTCGAGCGTATCGACGACATGTACCAGAACGGTCTCATCACCGAGGGCGAGCGGTACAACAAGATCATCGACCAGTGGACGACGACCACCGAGCAGATCGCGTCGGTCATGTTGAAGCAGATCGAAGAGAACGAGCAGGGCTTCAGCGGCATCCACCTGATGTACCGCTCCAAGGCGCGCGGCAGCAAGTCGCAGATCCGCCAGCTGTCCGCCATGCGCGGCCTGATGGCGAAGCCGTCGGGCGACATCATCGAATCGCCGA
This is a stretch of genomic DNA from Candidatus Hydrogenedentota bacterium. It encodes these proteins:
- the rpsU gene encoding 30S ribosomal protein S21 is translated as MTKVRVKSDEPFEKALRRFKKKCNKEGLMQRIKEIKHFEKPSERRRRRLAKAMARAVMEQK
- the rpoB gene encoding DNA-directed RNA polymerase subunit beta encodes the protein MAVAPRTERPSLGTIPDVYELPDLIEIQTKSYSDFLQWDVPPDERLSQGLQEVFLDVFPIEAPNKLTRLEFVHYSFAPPKYTIAECQERGMTYAASLKALLRLVRYEEVGSGANRELREKLMLEQEVFLGELPIMTPTGTFIINGAERVIVSQLHKSPGVSFERKIHQNGKPLLSARIIPYRGAWLEFEYDISDYLWLTIDRRSKLPATTFLKAFGYIEAQEILQLFYRFETMTFGRTKVKLGSESLEPEEAVGLWVAADVIDPETGEIMADAATELTLTTIERVMASQVQEIQVLNKDDVARDATIVHTLSQDKTQTQEDALRDVYARIRPGDPATDATCRTFFQRLFFDPSRYDFAPVGRYKINRKLGLQIEQDIKILTKEDVVATLQYLVKLRSGEGVLDDIDHLGNRRVRAVGELLSNQVRIGLVRMERTVRERMNFQEEDQLSPQTLVNPKPVSAVIKDFFGRSQLSHFMDQINPLAELTHKRRLSALGPGGLSRERAGFEVRDVHPTHYGRICPIETPEGPNIGLMASLSTYSRINQYGFLETPYRKVDSGKVLEDVEMLSAYDEDNYVIAQANAPLDKRSKFVNRQVLCRHRGDFPQAAPEGVDYMDISTKQLVSVAAALIPFLEHDDANRALMGSNMQRQAVPLLKTDSPLVGTGLEHVTARNSGTVVRAERDGTVEYADSEVIRIRSKKSKNDNPFRSEEDVYVLKKYVRSNQNTCITQRPIVYKGDKVHAGDIIADGPATDNGELALGRNVLVAFLPWEGYNFEDAIILSEELVKEDVFTSIHIQVYELEARDTKLGPEEITRDIPNVSEEALKNLDESGIVCIGSKVGPGDILVGKVTPKGETELAPEEKLLRAIFGEKAEDVRDASLTMPPGSSGVVVDVKVCSRKDKAADAQSKKTLLADVAKVKRQYDERIQEIRTTFVEMVRDDLVGLKILEDVYDHKTEELVLEKGKRIRVAHLDKGDYSVLARLRIEDKKTQQQLTRLVNMAAMEEAKLIAFRDSQIERMRKGDELPPGVIKLVKVFVAKKRRMSVGDKMAGRHGNKGVIAKIVPVEDMPFLPDGTPIQILLNPLGVPSRMNVGQLLETHLGWAAKALGLKVATPVFNGASEEKIREMLREAGLPETGKIRLRDGRSGLELHQDTCVGQIYMLKLNHLVDDKIHARAIGPYSLVTQQPLGGKAQFGGQRFGEMEVWALQAYGAAYTLQELLTFKSDDIQGRTKAYEAIVKGEREVDPGTPESFNVLVREIQSLCLDVIKLVKVDGTAEIEEEDEETLED